One stretch of Methylopila sp. 73B DNA includes these proteins:
- the cobF gene encoding precorrin-6A synthase (deacetylating), producing MAKTIKIIGIGAGDPDHLTLQAVKALNQIDAVFLMDKGPAKDKLIALRKEICRQHLTERPYRFVEAASPERDRDGDYAGQVQDLNARKQDVFERLIGELADGECGGFLVWGDPSLYDSTIRIVGAIADSGRHDIAWEVIPGISSIQALVAKHRTTLNRIGSPVEITTGRRLAAGLSAEADSVVVMLDAENAYEALAESDAFEIFWGAYVGTPDEILISGRLKDVAGEIVRRRAEAREANGWIMDSYLLRRDGPKS from the coding sequence GTGGCGAAGACGATCAAGATCATCGGGATCGGCGCGGGCGACCCGGACCACCTGACCCTCCAAGCCGTCAAGGCGCTGAACCAGATCGACGCGGTCTTCCTGATGGACAAGGGTCCCGCAAAGGACAAGCTTATCGCGCTGCGCAAGGAGATCTGCCGCCAGCACCTCACCGAGCGGCCCTACCGTTTCGTCGAGGCCGCCAGTCCCGAGCGCGATCGCGACGGCGATTACGCCGGGCAGGTGCAGGATCTCAACGCCCGCAAGCAGGACGTGTTCGAGCGGCTGATCGGCGAACTCGCGGACGGCGAATGCGGCGGCTTTCTCGTTTGGGGCGATCCCTCGCTCTACGACAGCACGATCCGGATCGTCGGCGCGATCGCCGACAGTGGGCGACACGACATCGCGTGGGAGGTCATCCCCGGGATCAGCAGCATCCAGGCGCTGGTGGCGAAGCACCGCACCACGCTGAACCGGATCGGCTCGCCCGTGGAGATCACCACCGGCCGCCGGCTCGCCGCGGGCCTCTCGGCGGAGGCCGACAGCGTGGTGGTGATGCTCGACGCCGAAAACGCCTACGAGGCGCTCGCCGAAAGCGACGCCTTCGAGATTTTCTGGGGCGCCTATGTCGGCACGCCGGACGAGATCCTGATCTCCGGCCGGCTAAAGGACGTCGCAGGGGAAATCGTCCGCCGCCGCGCCGAGGCGCGCGAGGCCAATGGGTGGATCATGGATTCGTACCTTCTGCGCCGCGACGGACCGAAAAGCTGA
- a CDS encoding Rrf2 family transcriptional regulator gives MLTKKAKYGLKAMVDLAGLPPGRSTFVAEIAERNGIPKKFLDAILGELRNAGLLNSKKGKSGGYMLAQHAEGITVGEIIRVLDGPLAPIPCASRSAFSPCQDCEDIGRCEVRMMMLEVREAIAGVLDHRTLAEMRDLGGDGMTSFVYQI, from the coding sequence ATGCTGACCAAGAAGGCCAAGTATGGTCTCAAGGCGATGGTGGATCTGGCGGGCCTGCCGCCGGGCCGCTCCACCTTCGTCGCCGAGATCGCGGAGCGAAACGGCATTCCGAAGAAATTCCTCGACGCCATTCTCGGCGAGTTGCGCAACGCCGGCCTCCTAAACAGCAAGAAGGGGAAATCCGGCGGCTACATGCTCGCGCAACATGCCGAGGGCATCACCGTCGGCGAGATCATCCGCGTGCTCGACGGGCCGCTCGCGCCGATACCCTGCGCCAGCCGCTCCGCCTTCTCGCCGTGCCAGGACTGTGAGGACATCGGGCGCTGCGAGGTGCGAATGATGATGCTGGAGGTGCGTGAAGCGATCGCCGGCGTGCTCGACCATCGCACCCTCGCCGAGATGCGCGACCTCGGCGGCGACGGCATGACGAGCTTCGTCTATCAGATCTGA